The Struthio camelus isolate bStrCam1 chromosome 24, bStrCam1.hap1, whole genome shotgun sequence genome includes a window with the following:
- the LOC138062083 gene encoding myb-related transcription factor, partner of profilin-like, which yields MAAAGGGGAGRRGLLKRKPNFTLQEIDILMSEVLKYEQLLFGAAASTVNAYEKQKIWWRITNKINAAGRNQRDIGEVKNRWRGLRRRANDKITRHRQERQGPAAGPRPAAGPRPGPGPGPGPGPGPGWGLRAAAGLDPPLVAVEVVTPHGVKEEALKEEPVEVKTEAFQAPTSESVQARAAPGAERRRRLLPRSSAHASGEPGEGWSRSPPRPSQPELSGGGDLAEQREPLGADFASVVFDREAERLAGEPGAAAPPPPPLSQAGTENAHHLSPAEKRIVQSNEQLVQEMRAFRREYAESRRETASVLRVIAEALGGVSSSLAQLRDLYLREQAAPKP from the exons atggccgcggcgggcggcggcggcgcggggcggcgggggctgctgaAGCGGAAGCCCAACTTCACGCTGCAGGAGATCGACATCCTCATGAGCGAGGTGCTCAAGTACGAGCAGCTGCTCTTCGGCGCCGCCGCCAGCACCGTCAACGCCTACGAGAAGCAGAAGATCTGGTGGCGCATCACCAACAAGATCAACGCGGCCGGCCGCAACCAGCGCGACATCGGCGAGGTGAAGAACCGCTGGCGGGGCCTGCGCCGCCGCGCCAACGACAAGATCACCCGGCACCGGCAGGAgcggcagggcccggccgccggcccccgcccggccgccggcccccgccccggccccggccccggccccggccccggccccggccccggctggggcctgcgcgccgccgccggcctcgacccgccgcTCGTCGCCGTCGAGGTGGTGACGCCGCACG GCGTGAAGGAGGAGGCGCTGAAGGAGGAGCCGGTGGAGGTGAAGACCGAAGCCTTCCAGGCGCCGACCTCGGAGAGCGTCcaggcgcgggcggccccgggcgccgagcggcggcggcggctcctgccgCGGAGCAGCGCCCACGCGTCCGGCGAGCCGGGCGAAGGCTGGAGCCGGAGCCCGCCGCGTCCCTCGCAACCCGAACTCTCCGGCGGCGGCGACCTGGCCGAGCAGCGGGAGCCGCTGGGAGCCGATTTCGCCAGCGTCGTCTTCGACCGGGAGGCCGAGCGCCTCGCCGGcgagccgggagccgccgcgccgccgccgccgccgctctcccaAGCGGGAACCGAAAACGCTCATCACCTCAGCCCGGCCGAGAAACGCATCGTCCAGTCCAACGAGCAGCTGGTGCAGGAGATGCGGGCTTTCCGGCGCGAGTACGCCGAGAGCCGCCGCGAGACGGCCTCCGTCCTGCGCGTCATCGCCGAGGCGCTGGGCGgcgtcagcagcagcctggcccagctccgCGACCTCTACCTCCGCGAGCAGGCGGCCCCCAAGCCCTGA